One Sodalinema gerasimenkoae IPPAS B-353 DNA segment encodes these proteins:
- a CDS encoding serine/threonine protein kinase, with amino-acid sequence MSDSRSTSRSTLSQDSFAVPMSQFPQFAARGYHVQRELGQNRAGGRITYLAHQDSASEPVVLKQFLFGEAAQWSAYDSCEREIQVLKGLEHPGIPRYLDSFETENGFCLVQEYKPAPSLAQRRSFAPEEVKEIAIALLEILIYLQNRIPPVIHRDIKPENVLVSEQPTAKGLQVYLVDFGFARIGEGEVAMSSVVKGTLGFMPPEQLFNRPLTEASDLYGVGATLICLLTGTPSQDIGELMDDRYSIDFAPRVPKLSLPWVEWLQTLVKPSPSDRYKNAAEALAALHPIYVNRVPKVVAKPDSVVLEASRLGEQIAETVMLKNPVPDTRLQGRWRVLPHPKDPPSRPGKHHWLRVTPDPVQGEQVLCRVRVNTGKLVADAVYERRLVFESNAEPQTLELGVTVKTAPAPVRLPSLPMKRLGVLFVSATILSFGVHIWWGAILGLANSLVHAIDKL; translated from the coding sequence ATGTCCGATTCCCGATCCACTTCCCGATCAACCCTGTCCCAGGACTCGTTTGCTGTTCCCATGAGCCAATTCCCCCAATTTGCTGCCAGGGGCTATCACGTCCAACGTGAACTCGGCCAGAACCGAGCCGGTGGACGCATTACCTACCTGGCCCACCAGGATTCCGCCTCGGAACCCGTTGTCTTAAAACAGTTCCTCTTCGGCGAGGCGGCCCAATGGTCCGCTTATGACAGTTGCGAACGGGAAATTCAGGTGTTGAAGGGCTTAGAACATCCGGGGATTCCCCGCTATTTAGATTCCTTTGAGACGGAGAACGGCTTTTGTTTGGTGCAAGAGTATAAACCCGCTCCCTCCTTGGCTCAACGGCGGAGTTTTGCCCCGGAAGAGGTCAAAGAGATTGCGATCGCCCTCCTCGAAATTCTCATCTATCTGCAAAACCGCATCCCCCCAGTCATTCACCGAGACATCAAACCGGAAAATGTTTTAGTCTCCGAACAACCCACCGCCAAAGGACTACAGGTCTATCTCGTGGATTTTGGCTTTGCCCGCATTGGCGAGGGGGAAGTGGCCATGAGCAGCGTCGTCAAGGGAACTCTGGGGTTTATGCCCCCAGAACAATTGTTCAATCGTCCCCTAACGGAAGCCTCAGACCTCTATGGAGTGGGGGCGACCCTAATTTGTCTGTTAACGGGAACCCCCTCCCAAGACATCGGCGAGTTAATGGACGATCGCTATAGTATTGATTTTGCCCCTCGGGTTCCCAAACTCAGCTTGCCCTGGGTGGAGTGGTTGCAAACCCTCGTCAAACCCTCCCCCAGCGACCGCTATAAGAACGCTGCCGAGGCGTTAGCCGCCCTACACCCCATTTATGTCAATCGTGTGCCAAAAGTGGTCGCCAAGCCCGATTCTGTGGTGTTGGAGGCCAGCCGCTTGGGGGAACAGATTGCCGAAACGGTGATGTTAAAAAATCCCGTCCCCGATACCCGATTACAAGGGCGGTGGCGAGTCCTCCCCCATCCGAAAGACCCCCCCAGTCGCCCCGGGAAACATCATTGGCTACGGGTGACTCCTGATCCCGTGCAGGGGGAACAGGTCTTATGTCGGGTGCGGGTGAATACCGGTAAACTGGTGGCTGATGCCGTCTATGAACGTCGCCTGGTCTTTGAAAGTAATGCCGAACCTCAGACCTTGGAACTTGGGGTCACCGTCAAAACCGCTCCCGCTCCCGTTCGCCTCCCCAGCTTACCCATGAAACGGCTGGGAGTGTTGTTTGTCTCGGCGACCATTCTCTCCTTTGGGGTTCATATTTGGTGGGGGGCAATTTTAGGATTGGCGAACTCCCTCGTCCATGCCATTGATAAACTTTAA